A single Cryomorphaceae bacterium DNA region contains:
- a CDS encoding glycosyltransferase family 2 protein — translation MKKKIVVVIPAFNEENSVGKVVRDIPKDCVDEVIVVDNNSSDATEQSALAEGATVLSEPKQGYGAACLKGLSYVDTLDPLPDVVVFLDADYSDYPEELPSLVRPILENGMDLVIGSRALGDREKGSMTFPQVFGNWLATTLLRWFYKVEFTDLGPFRAIRYDALQHIGMVDTNYGWTVEMQLKAAKLGLRTTEVPVTYRQRIGQSKVSGTVKGAVSAGYKILYTIFKYL, via the coding sequence ATGAAAAAGAAGATCGTGGTCGTTATACCGGCCTTTAACGAAGAGAATTCCGTCGGGAAGGTGGTTCGCGATATCCCGAAGGATTGTGTGGATGAGGTCATAGTGGTGGACAACAATTCCAGCGATGCTACCGAACAGTCTGCTTTGGCGGAGGGAGCTACCGTGCTCAGCGAACCGAAGCAGGGGTATGGAGCGGCCTGCCTGAAAGGTCTGTCCTATGTGGATACCTTGGATCCACTGCCGGATGTCGTGGTCTTTTTGGATGCCGACTACAGCGACTACCCAGAAGAGCTGCCGAGCTTGGTTCGTCCCATCTTGGAGAATGGAATGGATCTCGTGATCGGTTCGCGAGCCTTGGGAGATCGAGAAAAAGGGAGTATGACCTTCCCTCAAGTATTTGGAAACTGGCTCGCCACCACCTTGCTGCGCTGGTTTTACAAAGTAGAATTTACCGACCTAGGCCCGTTCCGGGCCATTCGATACGATGCTCTCCAGCACATCGGAATGGTCGACACAAACTACGGTTGGACCGTGGAAATGCAGCTCAAAGCAGCAAAGCTTGGCCTGCGTACCACTGAAGTCCCCGTCACATATCGTCAACGTATAGGACAAAGCAAAGTCAGTGGTACCGTCAAGGGCGCAGTGAGTGCTGGATATAAAATCCTCTACACCATCTTTAAATACCTTTGA
- a CDS encoding 4Fe-4S binding protein produces the protein MNVLQKTGLGFFLAALILFTSAITWSQYTLTPELASEEISGEIKLAAFEEGATELFGTPFSSNFSFVASLKDALKAANASIEGRYAFPAETVAQLQSGLSDPARYNLDEVRSALASTLGSDQIQTLIDNTSWMASKEYADEMALRADAQAKLDELNANVGSQLGFSDSEIKNLSFSLTKAASHGVLVEKTGWMLLFTFGLGIVGALMYLLPQYRNEPPGIKNHHIFFSAVMTRGWLGIILGTYLIAFYVFLYWFPEYLTNWVILVDPVSRALSGNPASQWFLYGFMYTVVMGVMGIRMLLKYRGNRYQIIRTISVMFFQTAFAFLIPEILVRLNQPYYDFKNIWPLDYDFFFNWHLSSLIDSGAIGIFMLVWGLALIVLGVPIITYFYGKRWYCSWVCGCGGLAETLGDPFRQLSDKSVKAWKIERWMIHSVLVFAVFMTGLTLYTYFSGNYSPFGIQTGGVQKTYGFLIGSAFAGVVGTGFYPLMGNRVWCRFGCPLAAYLGIVQRFKSRFRITTNGGQCISCGNCSTYCEMGIDVKWYAQRGQNIVRSSCVGCGVCSAVCPRGVLKLENAPEAGRFDVAPITIGNKSIELNTELLK, from the coding sequence ATGAACGTCTTACAAAAGACAGGCTTAGGTTTTTTCCTGGCCGCGCTGATCTTATTTACTTCTGCTATTACGTGGAGTCAGTATACCCTGACGCCGGAATTGGCGAGCGAAGAGATCAGCGGTGAGATTAAACTAGCGGCATTCGAAGAGGGGGCTACAGAATTATTCGGCACACCATTCTCTAGCAACTTCTCGTTTGTCGCTTCTTTAAAAGACGCCCTCAAGGCCGCCAACGCCTCCATCGAGGGCCGCTACGCTTTCCCCGCCGAAACAGTAGCTCAGCTGCAATCTGGATTGTCCGACCCCGCGCGTTATAACCTCGATGAGGTGCGCAGCGCGTTGGCCTCCACCCTCGGCTCCGATCAAATTCAAACGCTCATCGACAACACCTCTTGGATGGCCTCCAAGGAATATGCTGATGAGATGGCCTTACGGGCCGATGCACAAGCCAAACTCGATGAATTGAATGCCAACGTCGGCAGTCAACTCGGTTTCTCCGACTCGGAAATCAAGAACCTCTCCTTCTCTTTGACCAAAGCGGCCAGCCATGGAGTCCTCGTCGAAAAGACGGGTTGGATGCTTCTGTTCACTTTTGGCCTCGGCATTGTCGGTGCTTTGATGTATTTGTTGCCCCAGTACCGGAACGAACCTCCGGGCATCAAAAACCACCACATCTTTTTCAGTGCGGTCATGACGCGCGGATGGCTCGGAATCATCCTGGGTACGTACTTGATTGCCTTTTATGTATTCCTCTACTGGTTCCCGGAATACCTGACCAATTGGGTGATTCTCGTGGATCCGGTCAGTCGAGCGCTCAGTGGAAATCCGGCCAGCCAGTGGTTCCTCTACGGGTTCATGTATACCGTAGTCATGGGCGTCATGGGCATTCGTATGCTCCTCAAGTACAGGGGTAATCGCTACCAGATCATCAGAACCATCTCCGTGATGTTCTTCCAAACGGCTTTTGCCTTCTTGATCCCCGAAATTCTGGTTCGCTTAAATCAACCCTACTACGATTTTAAGAACATCTGGCCGCTGGACTACGACTTCTTCTTCAATTGGCACCTCAGCTCCCTCATCGATAGTGGAGCCATTGGAATCTTCATGTTGGTTTGGGGCTTGGCACTAATCGTTTTGGGCGTACCCATCATCACCTATTTTTACGGAAAGCGCTGGTACTGCAGCTGGGTCTGCGGTTGTGGAGGACTGGCCGAAACCCTCGGCGATCCTTTCCGCCAATTGAGCGACAAGTCGGTCAAGGCCTGGAAAATCGAGCGCTGGATGATCCACAGCGTACTGGTCTTTGCAGTGTTCATGACCGGACTCACCTTATACACGTATTTCAGCGGAAACTACAGCCCTTTTGGAATTCAAACAGGAGGTGTTCAGAAAACTTACGGATTTCTCATCGGCAGTGCCTTTGCCGGAGTTGTCGGTACGGGCTTTTATCCTTTGATGGGGAATCGTGTTTGGTGTCGATTTGGTTGTCCGCTTGCGGCTTATTTAGGTATTGTCCAACGCTTTAAATCTCGATTCCGCATCACCACCAACGGTGGCCAATGCATCAGTTGCGGGAACTGCTCTACCTATTGCGAAATGGGGATTGACGTGAAATGGTATGCCCAGCGCGGTCAAAACATTGTGCGCTCGAGCTGTGTCGGCTGCGGGGTGTGTTCCGCGGTCTGCCCACGCGGGGTACTGAAATTGGAGAATGCTCCTGAAGCGGGCCGTTTTGACGTGGCCCCAATCACCATCGGAAACAAGAGCATTGAGTTGAATACTGAATTGTTGAAGTGA
- a CDS encoding NAD(P)/FAD-dependent oxidoreductase, with protein MAHIAIIGNGISGITAARHIRKRSKDRITVISSETEHFFSRTALMYVYMGHMKYENIKPYEDRFWAKNNIDLVFGYVNKIDYSAQSLSFDDGSTLDYDSLVLAVGSKPNVFDWPGKDLPQVQGLYSWQDLESMEKWSPTTRRAVIVGGGLIGVEMAEMFRTRGIEVTFLVREDRFWGGVLPSEEGELITNHIREHHVDLRLSTTLEEILADDNGNVRAIRTSTGEEIDCEFVGLTVGVRPNVDFLKGAELELGRGILVDGFCRTNLPNVYAIGDCAERRNPVSGRRPIEQVWYTGKMMGEAVARTLTGDPTEYKPGHWFNSAKFFDIEYQTYGWVRNQLAEGESDFYWQHPDGRKCVKIVFETDGRKLIGINVFGIRLRHTVLDRMLEEERTVDYLLEHWRDALFDPEFYRDHILDILHCFNDQFGTSIRPKKKNWVRIFNAQQTWMPI; from the coding sequence ATGGCCCACATCGCCATTATAGGAAATGGAATAAGCGGCATAACCGCCGCCCGACACATTCGAAAGCGAAGCAAAGACCGCATCACGGTCATTTCATCCGAGACGGAGCACTTCTTCTCTCGGACGGCTTTGATGTATGTCTACATGGGCCACATGAAGTACGAAAACATCAAGCCTTACGAAGACCGCTTCTGGGCCAAAAATAACATTGACCTGGTTTTCGGCTACGTCAATAAGATCGATTATTCAGCTCAATCCCTCTCCTTTGATGACGGATCTACTTTGGATTACGATTCCTTAGTATTGGCCGTAGGTTCCAAACCCAACGTATTCGACTGGCCCGGCAAAGACCTCCCTCAAGTACAAGGTCTTTACTCATGGCAGGATTTGGAGTCGATGGAAAAATGGAGCCCTACCACGCGCAGAGCGGTGATTGTCGGCGGGGGACTCATCGGGGTGGAAATGGCGGAGATGTTCCGCACCCGAGGTATTGAAGTGACCTTTTTGGTTCGTGAAGACCGTTTTTGGGGTGGAGTGCTCCCGAGCGAAGAAGGAGAACTCATCACCAACCATATCCGCGAACACCACGTTGACCTTCGACTCAGCACCACCTTAGAAGAAATTCTGGCGGACGACAACGGAAATGTCCGGGCCATTCGCACCAGTACTGGGGAAGAAATTGACTGTGAGTTTGTCGGGTTAACGGTAGGGGTCCGCCCCAATGTAGACTTCTTGAAGGGCGCTGAATTGGAGTTGGGCAGAGGAATCTTGGTGGACGGTTTTTGCCGAACCAATCTCCCGAATGTCTATGCGATTGGCGATTGTGCCGAGCGCCGAAATCCGGTATCGGGCCGTAGGCCCATCGAACAGGTTTGGTACACCGGCAAAATGATGGGGGAGGCGGTCGCCCGCACCCTCACCGGCGATCCCACGGAGTACAAGCCCGGGCATTGGTTCAACTCAGCGAAATTCTTCGACATTGAGTACCAAACCTATGGGTGGGTGCGCAATCAACTCGCTGAGGGCGAATCCGACTTTTATTGGCAGCATCCCGACGGGCGCAAATGCGTCAAAATCGTTTTTGAAACGGACGGGCGCAAGCTTATAGGGATCAATGTATTCGGAATTCGACTGCGCCATACGGTGCTCGATCGCATGCTCGAAGAAGAGCGGACGGTGGACTATTTGCTGGAACACTGGCGTGATGCCCTTTTTGATCCGGAGTTCTACAGAGACCATATTCTCGACATCCTCCACTGCTTTAACGACCAATTCGGCACCTCGATCCGGCCGAAAAAGAAAAATTGGGTCCGAATTTTTAACGCACAACAAACCTGGATGCCCATATGA
- a CDS encoding DUF547 domain-containing protein has translation MKKLALLLVVFVHLAVGAQVNHAELDALLMEFVSAEGDVNYGELQKNGGQLEAYLKTLQANQPDASWDANATKAYWMNAYNAYTLQLMIEHYPLKSITDLEKPWDREWIPVGDEMKSLNWIEHEVLRKDFSDPRIHVGINCASKSCPRLAQTAFNAENVDGMLTELMTEFVNDDSRNQITEKKIGISYIFQWFEEDFTKEGDIIDFLNGYSATKISPKAKITYIEYDWTLNGF, from the coding sequence ATGAAAAAATTAGCCCTATTACTCGTCGTGTTCGTTCATCTCGCCGTAGGCGCACAAGTCAATCATGCAGAACTAGACGCCCTATTAATGGAATTTGTCAGCGCGGAAGGAGATGTGAATTATGGGGAACTTCAAAAGAATGGAGGGCAGTTAGAAGCCTATTTAAAAACGCTACAAGCCAACCAGCCTGATGCTTCCTGGGATGCAAATGCTACTAAGGCCTATTGGATGAATGCCTACAACGCCTATACGCTTCAATTGATGATTGAGCATTACCCCTTGAAGAGCATCACCGATTTGGAGAAGCCATGGGACCGCGAGTGGATTCCGGTGGGCGATGAAATGAAGAGCTTGAATTGGATCGAGCACGAAGTACTGCGCAAGGACTTCAGCGACCCTCGAATTCATGTCGGAATCAACTGTGCTTCAAAATCCTGCCCTCGATTGGCCCAAACGGCCTTTAATGCAGAGAATGTAGACGGAATGTTGACCGAGCTGATGACGGAGTTTGTCAACGACGATAGCCGAAATCAAATCACGGAAAAGAAAATCGGCATCAGCTACATCTTCCAATGGTTTGAGGAAGACTTTACCAAAGAAGGCGATATCATTGATTTCCTCAATGGTTACAGCGCGACCAAGATCAGCCCCAAAGCCAAAATCACGTACATTGAGTACGATTGGACTCTAAACGGTTTTTAA
- a CDS encoding purine-nucleoside phosphorylase, translating to MTYEEKVNEAVAFLQGAGMQEAQVGIVLGTGLGKLVEEIDIEVEIAYDDIPHFPIATVEFHSGRLIYGQLAGKRVLAMSGRFHYYEGYTAKDITFPIRVLKLLGIEQLLLSNAAGAMNMDYRKGDLMLIEDHINLLPDNPLFGKNVDAWGGRFPDMSAPYDKRINKLLHQAAEANDITLHEGVYVAVGGPNLETRAEYRFLSRIGADVVGMSTVPEVIVCAHMGLPCAAISVLTDECDPDNLKPVDIEEIIAVAGQAETKLIRVFLHAIERL from the coding sequence ATGACCTACGAAGAAAAAGTCAATGAAGCAGTAGCCTTCTTGCAGGGTGCTGGAATGCAGGAAGCACAAGTTGGAATTGTCCTTGGAACAGGGCTCGGGAAACTCGTCGAAGAAATCGACATCGAAGTGGAGATTGCCTACGACGATATTCCTCATTTCCCCATTGCAACAGTTGAATTCCACAGTGGACGATTGATTTATGGCCAGTTGGCTGGGAAACGGGTTCTTGCTATGAGCGGACGTTTTCACTACTACGAAGGCTATACCGCTAAGGATATTACCTTCCCCATCCGCGTACTCAAACTATTGGGGATTGAACAGCTGCTCTTGAGCAATGCGGCAGGCGCCATGAATATGGACTACCGCAAGGGCGATCTGATGCTCATAGAGGACCACATCAATTTGTTGCCGGACAACCCGCTTTTCGGAAAGAACGTGGACGCTTGGGGTGGTCGATTCCCCGACATGAGCGCGCCTTATGATAAGCGCATCAATAAGCTTTTGCATCAAGCCGCGGAGGCCAATGATATCACCCTTCATGAAGGTGTGTATGTGGCCGTCGGTGGGCCCAACTTGGAAACGAGAGCTGAGTACCGATTCTTGAGTCGTATTGGCGCGGACGTTGTAGGAATGAGCACCGTTCCAGAAGTTATTGTCTGCGCGCACATGGGGCTTCCCTGTGCGGCCATTTCGGTGCTGACGGATGAGTGTGATCCGGATAATCTGAAGCCTGTAGATATAGAAGAAATCATCGCTGTAGCCGGCCAGGCTGAGACCAAGTTGATTCGGGTTTTTCTGCATGCCATTGAGCGACTTTAG
- a CDS encoding TIGR04282 family arsenosugar biosynthesis glycosyltransferase: MNHLIIFIKNPILGHVKTRLAQSIGEEEALIVYVKLLRHTREVALAVEAKRQLYYSQQVADHDLWSTDHFTKNVQKGSDLGDRMNAAFNQSFQEGAEKVVIIGSDCYEIESGHIEAAYRALDRTDYVIGPAHDGGYYLLGMKRPSDYLFQDIAWSTASVYNDTRKAVLTRGFSIDSLETLRDVDHAEDLAHYEDLKQHMR; encoded by the coding sequence ATGAACCACCTGATCATATTCATCAAGAATCCGATTCTAGGTCATGTCAAAACGCGATTGGCTCAGAGCATCGGCGAAGAGGAAGCCCTAATTGTTTACGTCAAGCTTCTCAGGCATACCCGAGAGGTGGCGTTGGCGGTGGAGGCCAAACGGCAGCTCTACTACAGCCAGCAAGTGGCCGATCACGACCTTTGGTCTACGGATCACTTTACCAAGAACGTGCAAAAGGGTTCAGACCTCGGCGATCGAATGAACGCGGCCTTCAATCAGTCATTTCAAGAAGGGGCAGAAAAGGTAGTGATCATTGGTTCAGACTGCTATGAAATTGAATCGGGGCATATAGAAGCTGCTTACCGGGCTTTGGACCGAACAGATTATGTGATTGGTCCGGCACATGACGGTGGGTACTATTTGCTGGGCATGAAACGCCCTTCTGATTATCTCTTTCAGGACATTGCCTGGAGCACGGCATCCGTATACAATGATACTCGCAAGGCGGTTTTGACCCGAGGTTTTTCGATTGATTCGCTGGAAACCTTAAGGGACGTGGATCATGCAGAAGACTTGGCCCATTATGAAGATTTGAAGCAACACATGAGATGA
- a CDS encoding S9 family peptidase encodes MRLNLLAAFLLCAAFTTLAQEKRPLTADDYGIWERLGNRGLSVDGRWAYFEVTTSKSDGYLEVHKLDGTRKFNIPRGTDGNLARTGSFFVCVIEPAYDTIRQLKLDDVDADEHPKDTLVILDLTTGEMEKIERVQSYQMPSEASNFFVYQHHTPLPLEPDTTEEVGEKLDEDSTAVEKPEDPSERPGYELVVRSFNGETEHRIFQTADYELVDFGAYTYFMRETEDTLHDDGLYVVENASGLVTMIDTSSEEIESFVPDAEGKRLLYLATQDSSEADIQFFSAYMYEPGKEAKLLADTTTKGLADGWMLSTSGSPKWMEDGRFLFLEVAPRPKIYEEDSTKLDDEKVSVDIWSWTDPDIQPYQKENAGQAKNKSYTARYSFRENRLIMIENRNIPDVYINLESEHAIAMGDADDKYRAMRSYAYPWLTDYYMVDLRTGDRILAAEAVGFGADISEGGNYMAYYSQRDSSWHVYDRIGSRDLIVDEGADVAWYDEEDDHPASPYPYGTMGWSKGDKRLYVYDRYDIWSLDPLGKEAPVCVTNGFGRKNKITLRYETDDPEEIFRPKGDWLLSAFNEETKEDGYYLLNKLGEDPAELIMGAQSFGRVMSEEGTDRILIARATFTDPVDLYWTEGGFDDLVQISNLNPQQAGIKWGTVELTSWRSNHGEMLQGLIYKPEDFDPNKQYPMIVYFYERYSDRLHSYYTPGPSRSIVNFSYLVSNDYVVFVPDIVYRDGYPGPSSYDCIIPGVQHMISQGYVDPARIGVQGQSWGGYQTAYLVTQTDIFACGFAGAPVSNMTSAYGGIRWGSGLSRQFQYERSQSRLGGTLWDYPERYIENSPVFFADRVNTPLLIMHNDEDGAVPWYQGIEYFMALRRNNKPVWMLVYNGEAHNLREWHNRMDLDQRMYQFFDHYLKDAAAPVWMTDGVPAKVKGKEYGLELSE; translated from the coding sequence ATGCGACTGAATCTACTCGCGGCCTTCCTCCTCTGCGCCGCATTTACCACCCTAGCTCAAGAGAAAAGACCGCTTACGGCAGACGATTACGGCATCTGGGAACGCCTAGGAAATCGAGGCCTTAGCGTTGATGGCAGGTGGGCCTATTTTGAGGTCACGACTTCAAAGAGCGATGGTTACCTAGAAGTACACAAGCTCGACGGTACACGAAAATTCAATATTCCCCGTGGTACGGATGGGAATTTAGCCAGGACCGGGAGCTTTTTCGTCTGCGTTATTGAACCAGCCTACGATACTATTCGCCAATTGAAATTAGACGATGTAGACGCAGATGAGCATCCGAAAGACACCTTGGTTATCCTGGATTTGACCACCGGAGAAATGGAGAAAATTGAGCGAGTGCAGAGCTATCAAATGCCGAGTGAAGCATCAAATTTCTTCGTCTACCAGCACCATACGCCGCTGCCCTTGGAACCGGATACCACGGAAGAAGTGGGGGAAAAGCTGGATGAGGATTCAACGGCCGTCGAAAAACCTGAAGATCCCTCAGAACGTCCGGGGTACGAGTTGGTCGTGCGCAGTTTTAACGGTGAAACGGAACATCGGATTTTTCAGACCGCAGACTATGAGCTCGTCGACTTTGGGGCTTATACGTACTTCATGCGGGAAACGGAAGACACCCTTCACGACGATGGATTGTACGTTGTAGAAAACGCTAGTGGATTGGTGACCATGATCGACACCAGCAGTGAGGAAATAGAGAGCTTTGTGCCCGATGCGGAAGGGAAGCGCCTATTGTACTTGGCGACACAGGATTCATCGGAAGCGGATATTCAGTTCTTCTCTGCCTACATGTACGAACCCGGAAAGGAGGCCAAGTTATTGGCGGATACAACAACAAAAGGACTTGCAGATGGCTGGATGCTGAGCACCAGTGGTTCGCCAAAGTGGATGGAGGATGGGCGCTTCCTGTTCTTGGAAGTAGCGCCTAGGCCCAAAATCTATGAAGAAGACAGCACAAAGCTGGACGATGAAAAAGTAAGTGTGGACATCTGGTCGTGGACCGACCCAGATATACAGCCCTACCAAAAGGAGAATGCGGGTCAGGCAAAGAACAAGAGCTATACCGCACGATACAGCTTCCGCGAGAATCGTCTGATCATGATTGAGAATAGGAATATTCCGGATGTCTACATCAACTTGGAGAGCGAGCACGCCATAGCTATGGGAGATGCAGATGACAAGTATCGAGCCATGCGCAGCTACGCGTATCCTTGGTTAACGGATTACTACATGGTTGATTTACGTACGGGAGACCGAATCCTCGCCGCGGAAGCTGTTGGCTTTGGCGCCGATATTAGTGAGGGCGGAAACTACATGGCCTATTATTCACAGCGCGATAGTTCTTGGCATGTTTACGACCGTATTGGCAGCCGGGATTTGATCGTGGACGAAGGGGCCGATGTAGCTTGGTACGATGAAGAGGATGATCATCCGGCATCACCCTATCCCTATGGTACTATGGGTTGGAGTAAAGGGGATAAGCGACTTTATGTCTACGACCGTTATGACATCTGGTCTTTGGATCCCCTCGGAAAAGAAGCCCCTGTTTGCGTGACCAACGGGTTTGGAAGAAAGAACAAGATCACGCTCCGATATGAGACCGATGACCCCGAAGAGATCTTCCGCCCGAAGGGCGATTGGCTGCTCTCCGCCTTCAATGAAGAAACCAAAGAAGACGGTTATTATCTACTGAATAAGCTCGGGGAAGATCCCGCAGAATTGATCATGGGCGCGCAGAGTTTTGGGCGCGTGATGAGTGAAGAAGGAACCGATCGCATCTTAATCGCGAGAGCTACATTCACCGATCCAGTTGATCTGTATTGGACGGAAGGCGGGTTTGATGACCTCGTGCAAATCAGCAACCTCAACCCTCAGCAAGCAGGGATTAAATGGGGTACAGTGGAATTGACATCGTGGCGGTCGAACCACGGAGAAATGCTTCAAGGCCTTATTTACAAGCCTGAAGATTTTGATCCGAATAAGCAGTACCCGATGATTGTATATTTCTACGAGCGATACAGCGATCGCTTGCATTCATACTACACACCGGGCCCGAGTCGGAGCATTGTCAATTTTAGCTATTTGGTGAGCAACGACTATGTAGTTTTTGTTCCGGACATCGTGTACCGCGATGGGTATCCTGGTCCAAGCAGCTACGATTGCATCATTCCCGGAGTTCAGCACATGATTAGTCAAGGATATGTTGATCCTGCTCGAATCGGAGTTCAAGGACAAAGCTGGGGTGGATACCAAACTGCTTACTTGGTGACCCAGACGGATATTTTCGCTTGCGGTTTTGCCGGTGCCCCAGTGAGTAACATGACTTCCGCATACGGTGGAATCAGATGGGGAAGTGGTCTGAGTCGTCAGTTCCAGTACGAACGTTCGCAAAGCCGGTTAGGTGGAACACTTTGGGACTATCCAGAGCGTTACATCGAGAATTCGCCAGTATTCTTTGCGGATCGCGTGAATACTCCGCTTTTGATTATGCACAACGATGAGGACGGAGCAGTGCCCTGGTATCAAGGGATTGAATACTTCATGGCCCTTCGTCGAAACAACAAGCCCGTGTGGATGCTCGTCTACAACGGAGAAGCACACAACCTTAGAGAATGGCACAACCGTATGGATTTGGATCAGCGGATGTATCAGTTCTTTGACCATTATTTAAAGGATGCCGCGGCACCTGTTTGGATGACCGATGGTGTGCCTGCCAAGGTCAAGGGTAAAGAGTATGGCCTAGAGCTTTCTGAATGA
- a CDS encoding LD-carboxypeptidase, with protein MSWRRPPYLHPGDTVGIVSTARKLSPAEIEPAVAVFEAWGFKVKLGPHLHQSYHQFSGTDQERAADLQLMIEDPGVKAIYCARGGYGSVRIIDHVLWEPLIERPKWILGYSDVTAIHNHLHSNLQIQSVHAPMPLEFSINSQECLEDVRSILTGDLQETHAPHHPFNQEGVSTGVLVGGNLSVLYSQRGTPSDLDVRGKILFIEDLDEYLYHMDRMMMNLVRGGWMDQISGLIVGGMQDMNDNTIPFGKQAIEIIREHTAGQSYPIAFGFPSGHLDDNRPLRFGAEIELSVETENTKIRYQS; from the coding sequence ATGAGTTGGCGAAGACCCCCTTACCTACATCCCGGTGACACGGTGGGAATTGTATCCACGGCCCGGAAGTTAAGCCCTGCTGAAATAGAACCCGCCGTGGCGGTATTCGAAGCTTGGGGATTCAAGGTCAAATTAGGCCCTCATTTACATCAATCCTACCATCAATTCAGCGGGACCGATCAGGAGCGAGCTGCGGATCTACAATTGATGATTGAAGATCCTGGCGTCAAAGCGATCTACTGTGCTCGAGGAGGGTACGGAAGTGTGCGCATTATTGACCATGTTCTTTGGGAGCCCTTGATCGAACGGCCCAAGTGGATTTTGGGATACTCCGATGTCACCGCCATTCACAATCACCTCCACTCCAATCTCCAGATACAGTCGGTTCATGCTCCTATGCCCCTGGAGTTTTCCATCAACAGTCAAGAATGTCTTGAAGATGTTCGAAGCATACTGACCGGCGATCTCCAAGAAACTCATGCTCCGCACCATCCCTTCAATCAAGAAGGCGTAAGTACCGGGGTTTTGGTCGGTGGAAATCTGAGCGTTCTTTATTCACAAAGAGGAACACCTTCAGATCTGGATGTTCGAGGTAAAATTCTGTTCATCGAAGATTTGGACGAATACCTCTATCACATGGATCGGATGATGATGAATCTCGTTCGAGGAGGATGGATGGATCAGATCTCTGGACTTATTGTAGGGGGCATGCAAGACATGAATGACAATACCATTCCCTTCGGAAAACAGGCCATAGAAATCATTAGAGAACATACGGCCGGGCAATCTTACCCTATTGCATTCGGCTTCCCATCGGGGCATTTGGATGACAATCGTCCGCTCCGATTCGGCGCAGAAATAGAATTGTCCGTAGAGACAGAAAACACCAAAATCAGGTATCAATCATGA
- a CDS encoding YraN family protein, translated as MTHAQEFGRWGEDKATNFLARLGYEILERNWRGAEGEIDILARHENEMVVVEVKTRAEPVDGDEYIRDAQAHRLLDAAEFWMEKRNLEAELRCDLILVIGNSENYRIKHIQDAWRGGPQEL; from the coding sequence ATGACGCATGCACAAGAGTTTGGGCGCTGGGGAGAGGACAAGGCTACTAATTTCTTGGCCCGTCTAGGCTATGAAATTCTGGAGCGAAACTGGCGAGGAGCAGAAGGAGAAATCGATATTCTCGCACGCCACGAAAACGAGATGGTCGTTGTAGAGGTCAAAACAAGGGCGGAACCCGTAGATGGTGACGAATACATCCGAGACGCCCAAGCCCACCGTCTCTTGGATGCCGCTGAATTTTGGATGGAGAAACGAAATTTAGAAGCGGAATTAAGGTGTGATCTCATCTTGGTGATTGGGAATAGTGAGAACTACCGAATCAAGCACATTCAGGACGCTTGGCGTGGGGGTCCTCAAGAGCTCTGA